From a single Microbacterium terrisoli genomic region:
- a CDS encoding HNH endonuclease signature motif containing protein produces the protein MHTAPADLITTLTRLDQTLAACAREAIDGDVSRGMTDAELVTLTRVTESLGRRVDAMRITSAGEIAERSRPERGEQRLSARQGCMNASDLLTRLTCIASASARGRIRHAHAVATRTTLTGTPLPAQFPAIRTALAAGTIGADTVAAIVSTLSPVADRCDPALLAAAERELVAAATDTSPDGAPPCSADDTRLQAKVWLLVLDPDGPVPDDERAARRRFLRLGRKHDDLVPISGALLPEVAAQLERLFDAYENPRVEDRTQDAGVAFRDRAGEHGDAQQADPRTRAQRRHDILATILGVAARSADSPTLGGLPPTLLVTIGADEVDRDGECIIPGCHIPASWCEIHHVVPYAEGGRTHVDNGVPLCWWHHRTIETSGWQIRMVGGVPEVRAPSTIDPNRRWRRHPGSLHRARDGIRRAFDGGAGRARSRARRTTPG, from the coding sequence ATGCACACAGCACCGGCAGACCTGATCACGACGCTCACGCGCCTTGATCAGACGCTGGCCGCGTGCGCGCGAGAAGCCATCGACGGCGATGTGTCGCGAGGGATGACGGATGCCGAGCTTGTCACTCTCACGCGCGTGACCGAGTCGCTGGGGCGGCGGGTCGACGCCATGCGCATCACTTCCGCCGGCGAGATCGCTGAACGGTCGCGCCCCGAACGGGGCGAACAACGGCTGTCGGCACGTCAGGGCTGTATGAACGCCTCCGACCTGCTCACCCGGCTGACCTGCATCGCTTCGGCGAGCGCCCGCGGACGGATTCGACACGCACACGCCGTGGCCACGCGTACGACACTGACCGGAACGCCGCTGCCGGCGCAGTTCCCCGCGATCCGCACCGCGCTTGCCGCCGGCACGATCGGCGCCGACACTGTGGCCGCGATCGTCAGCACGCTGTCTCCGGTCGCCGACCGCTGCGATCCTGCACTGCTGGCTGCGGCAGAACGGGAGCTGGTCGCCGCCGCCACCGACACCTCACCCGACGGAGCACCGCCGTGCAGCGCGGATGACACCCGGCTGCAGGCGAAGGTGTGGCTGCTGGTGCTCGACCCCGACGGCCCTGTTCCCGACGACGAGCGCGCTGCACGTCGCCGATTCCTGCGGCTGGGACGCAAGCACGATGATCTCGTTCCGATCAGCGGGGCGCTGCTGCCGGAGGTTGCAGCTCAGCTCGAGCGACTGTTCGACGCATATGAGAATCCGCGGGTGGAAGACCGCACGCAGGATGCCGGTGTCGCGTTCCGCGACCGTGCAGGTGAGCACGGCGACGCCCAGCAGGCAGACCCACGCACGCGCGCGCAGCGCCGCCACGACATCCTCGCCACGATCCTCGGTGTCGCTGCGCGGTCCGCGGACTCCCCCACTCTGGGCGGCCTGCCGCCGACACTGCTGGTCACGATCGGCGCCGACGAAGTCGACCGCGACGGGGAGTGCATCATTCCCGGATGCCACATCCCGGCTTCGTGGTGCGAAATCCATCATGTCGTCCCGTACGCGGAGGGCGGCCGCACGCACGTCGACAACGGGGTTCCCCTGTGCTGGTGGCACCACCGCACGATCGAGACGAGCGGATGGCAGATCCGTATGGTCGGTGGGGTGCCGGAAGTACGCGCGCCGTCCACGATCGACCCGAACCGCCGCTGGCGACGGCATCCAGGATCACTGCACCGCGCACGCGACGGAATCCGACGCGCCTTCGACGGCGGCGCGGGAAGAGCGCGCAGCCGGGCGCGACGAACGACGCCGGGATGA
- a CDS encoding DUF2207 domain-containing protein: MRTLRRTLLALVVAVAASVIPMLLAADAAAAAPATHVLRASVSSADVAGAEPLPAGDRARAGVDDFSFQSMHADYTLGRDKDGASTLRVVETFVALFPDTDQNHGMRRSIPDTYNGQPLEPHLVSVTDGNGAPRPAEVDHDDGTFTVTSRAPGFVHGAQTYVFTYTLRHVTWAFADTDADEFYWDVNGVDWRQPFGSVTATLHVPADLAAEMTGAQSCYQGAQGTSQACRITAGTAADGGQVVTASAQSVGPRQTMTMAVAFRQGTFTPFDPSFLASPWGWVQGVAGLGAIAALVTAVFTRSRRLKDAAGRPTIIAEYTPPESIDALIAAVMRRATSKAVPAEVLEQAVGGSIRIIEGEKRLFGAHKMQAELVDRSKAIDEDGRMLLRGLFGEDAAPGAVFAFGGSNSRFAKAGQKMLRWGAAQLSQRGLRRTVPARTRAVPILLASVFFAVALIAGVVALASYVSAVIPVIVMMLATAVFVTAVMLISRKPLTAAGAEVRDHLEGLKLFIEWAEADRIRMLQSPSGAERVRVDVNDSRQMIRLYEKLLPYAVVFGQEKEWSERLAAMYPAGQTPYWYAGTAGFNAATFAAGVGSLSSAAASSSSTSGGSSGGGSAGGGGGGGGGGGV; this comes from the coding sequence ATGCGCACTCTCCGTAGGACTCTGCTCGCACTGGTCGTGGCCGTCGCGGCATCCGTCATCCCGATGCTGCTGGCCGCCGACGCCGCTGCGGCCGCACCGGCCACGCACGTGCTGCGCGCCTCCGTGTCATCCGCCGACGTCGCGGGCGCCGAGCCCCTGCCCGCCGGCGACCGCGCCCGCGCCGGCGTCGACGATTTCTCGTTCCAGAGCATGCACGCCGACTACACGCTCGGGCGCGACAAGGACGGGGCGAGCACGCTGCGGGTCGTCGAGACGTTCGTCGCGCTGTTTCCCGACACCGATCAGAACCACGGCATGCGCCGCAGCATCCCCGACACCTACAACGGTCAGCCGCTGGAGCCGCACCTGGTCTCGGTCACCGACGGGAACGGCGCGCCGCGCCCGGCAGAGGTCGATCACGACGACGGCACGTTCACCGTCACCTCTCGTGCGCCCGGCTTCGTGCACGGCGCTCAGACCTACGTGTTCACCTACACCCTGCGGCACGTCACGTGGGCATTTGCCGACACCGACGCCGACGAGTTCTACTGGGACGTCAACGGCGTCGACTGGCGGCAGCCGTTCGGCTCGGTGACTGCCACGCTGCACGTTCCGGCCGATCTCGCAGCCGAGATGACCGGCGCGCAGAGCTGCTATCAGGGTGCCCAGGGCACGAGCCAGGCGTGCCGCATCACCGCGGGTACGGCCGCGGACGGCGGGCAGGTCGTGACCGCGTCGGCGCAGAGCGTCGGCCCTCGGCAGACGATGACGATGGCCGTCGCATTTCGACAGGGCACGTTCACGCCGTTCGACCCGTCGTTCCTCGCCTCGCCGTGGGGGTGGGTGCAGGGGGTCGCCGGCCTCGGCGCGATCGCCGCGCTGGTGACGGCGGTGTTCACCCGGTCACGAAGGCTGAAGGATGCCGCGGGCCGCCCCACGATCATCGCCGAATACACTCCGCCCGAGTCAATCGACGCACTGATCGCCGCGGTGATGCGTCGCGCGACGTCGAAGGCGGTGCCGGCCGAGGTGCTCGAGCAGGCAGTGGGCGGCAGCATCCGGATCATCGAGGGCGAGAAGCGCCTGTTCGGTGCGCACAAGATGCAGGCCGAGCTCGTGGACCGCAGCAAGGCGATCGATGAAGACGGCCGCATGCTGCTGCGTGGATTGTTCGGTGAGGATGCCGCACCCGGCGCGGTGTTCGCGTTCGGAGGTTCGAACTCGCGTTTCGCCAAAGCGGGACAGAAGATGCTGCGCTGGGGTGCCGCGCAGCTGTCGCAGCGCGGGCTGCGGCGCACGGTGCCGGCGAGAACACGGGCGGTGCCCATTCTGCTGGCGTCGGTCTTCTTCGCGGTGGCATTGATCGCCGGTGTCGTGGCGTTGGCCTCATATGTCAGTGCGGTGATCCCGGTGATCGTCATGATGCTGGCCACTGCGGTGTTCGTCACAGCCGTCATGCTGATCTCGCGCAAGCCGCTGACGGCTGCCGGCGCCGAGGTGCGCGACCACCTGGAAGGGCTGAAGCTGTTCATCGAATGGGCCGAAGCGGACCGCATCCGCATGCTGCAGTCGCCGTCGGGCGCTGAGCGTGTGCGGGTGGACGTGAACGACTCGCGCCAGATGATCCGCCTGTACGAGAAGCTGCTGCCGTATGCGGTCGTGTTCGGACAAGAGAAGGAATGGTCCGAGCGGCTGGCCGCGATGTACCCCGCAGGCCAGACACCGTATTGGTATGCCGGCACAGCGGGTTTCAACGCCGCGACGTTCGCCGCCGGCGTCGGTTCGCTCTCGTCTGCCGCTGCGTCCTCGTCATCGACTTCGGGCGGCTCGAGCGGCGGCGGCTCCGCCGGCGGTGGTGGCGGCGGTGGCGGAGGCGGCGGGGTCTGA
- a CDS encoding MarR family winged helix-turn-helix transcriptional regulator: protein MTDRRLAVAAWESLFRAQHDVFDRISGDFSEARLTQAEYDVLLTVARAPEMTARLRDVTANMLISQPSVSRLVDRMVSQELLSKCADPDDGRGSLVRATDRGAAAFRALAAQHARTIAEHMSALDDAELATLKALTDKLRGSLDDGSAPAG from the coding sequence ATGACCGATCGTCGCCTCGCCGTGGCTGCGTGGGAGAGTCTGTTCCGCGCACAGCACGACGTCTTCGACCGGATCAGCGGCGACTTCTCCGAAGCCCGACTCACTCAGGCGGAGTATGACGTCCTGCTCACCGTGGCCCGCGCACCCGAGATGACCGCGCGATTGCGCGACGTCACCGCCAACATGCTGATCAGCCAGCCCAGCGTCTCGCGGCTGGTCGATCGGATGGTCTCCCAAGAGCTGCTGTCCAAGTGCGCCGACCCCGATGACGGTCGCGGGTCGCTCGTGCGTGCGACCGACCGGGGTGCCGCGGCATTCCGGGCCCTGGCGGCCCAGCACGCCCGCACGATCGCCGAGCACATGTCCGCGCTGGACGATGCCGAGTTGGCGACCCTGAAGGCGCTGACCGACAAGCTGCGCGGCTCGCTCGACGACGGCAGCGCGCCGGCCGGCTGA
- a CDS encoding DUF2804 domain-containing protein has protein sequence MDARELTAPVPLTGPDGTLNPDAVGWARHPLVETGGIGRRVNDTGRVVSWGRNKRWEYWNIITPTHVLAATVSSIDYAAVHEVWVLERPTRFEIAKAATVIPARGVELPPRLDAGPARARAKDLEIDIDPLGPLVEGAAGRVRLRARIPRARFDVTITRPAGHECLAAVVPWSEKRFQYTVKDVALPAAGTVTIDGVVHEVPAGESWAVLDHGRGRWPYDVRWNWGAGSGISRGRTIGLQVGGQWTRGTGQTENGLVIDGVLHKIHTELDWDYDPADFLRPWRISGGGLEASFTPLYDKTSGTDLVVLSSRTHQLFGSWAGSLTVPNGDVVAFDGIDGWAEDVHNRW, from the coding sequence ATGGATGCGCGAGAGCTGACCGCGCCCGTCCCGCTCACCGGGCCCGACGGCACGCTCAATCCGGACGCGGTGGGCTGGGCGCGGCATCCCCTCGTCGAAACCGGCGGGATCGGACGTCGGGTCAACGACACCGGTCGGGTGGTGAGCTGGGGGCGCAACAAGCGCTGGGAGTACTGGAACATCATCACCCCCACCCATGTGCTCGCGGCCACGGTGTCATCGATCGACTACGCCGCCGTGCACGAGGTGTGGGTGCTCGAGCGTCCGACGCGGTTCGAGATCGCGAAGGCGGCGACGGTGATCCCGGCCCGGGGCGTCGAGCTGCCGCCGCGGCTGGATGCCGGCCCTGCCCGCGCCCGGGCGAAGGACCTCGAGATCGACATCGACCCGCTCGGCCCACTCGTCGAAGGCGCAGCCGGACGCGTGCGTCTGCGCGCCCGCATCCCTCGGGCACGGTTCGACGTCACGATCACCCGCCCCGCCGGCCATGAGTGTCTGGCGGCGGTGGTGCCGTGGAGCGAGAAGCGCTTTCAGTACACCGTGAAGGATGTCGCGCTCCCCGCGGCCGGAACCGTCACGATCGACGGAGTCGTGCATGAGGTGCCGGCCGGAGAATCATGGGCGGTGCTCGACCACGGGCGCGGCCGCTGGCCGTACGACGTGCGCTGGAACTGGGGCGCGGGCTCGGGCATCTCGCGTGGGCGCACGATCGGCCTGCAGGTGGGCGGGCAGTGGACCCGAGGCACCGGGCAGACCGAGAACGGGCTCGTGATCGACGGCGTGCTGCACAAGATCCACACGGAGCTGGACTGGGACTACGACCCGGCCGACTTCCTGCGGCCGTGGCGCATCAGCGGCGGCGGGCTGGAGGCATCCTTCACCCCGCTCTACGACAAGACCTCCGGAACCGATCTCGTCGTCCTCTCCAGCCGTACGCACCAGCTCTTCGGTAGCTGGGCCGGTTCGCTGACCGTGCCGAACGGTGATGTCGTCGCCTTCGACGGCATCGACGGGTGGGCCGAAGACGTGCACAACCGCTGGTGA
- a CDS encoding glycoside hydrolase family 2 protein: MMTSWGEALDPSAPLPEYPRPQLERDRWQNLNGPWQYAITPLAADAAADPLAVADPADPPAAWDGSIIVPFSPETVLSTVQRMLVPGQTLWYRRSWRLTHQPVGDERVLLHLGAVDQSCRIAVDGVEVGAAGAGGAPAAHVGHTGGYLPITVDVTDALAPGEQHEIVVAVRDVTDTSWLARGKQSRGRGGIWYTPQSGIWQTVWTETVPRIAVDAVCLTPQLGSAVVGAVDGAVGAGAGADSGVGDSAVVVEIDSTGADTAATASLTIRADGETVAIADVPVGVPTRVDLGPVRPWSPEDPFLYDVDIALGEDRVRSYVGMRSLGVGHDERGNPRLLLNGRPYLPVGLLDQGYWPDGGYTAPSDQALQSDILLAKRLGYTMLRKHIKVEPLRWYHHCDRIGMLVWQDAVNGGTTYRPRVIMAPALGAPSTRDDRYAAFGRASARGRERFEAELKELIDHLRGVTSIVLWVPFNEGWGQFDAARIAELVRRWDATRPVDHASGWHDQGAGDLQSRHVYFRAVRVPRRRDDRVLALTEYGGYSLAVPGRTWGSHRFGYRRYRTRERLQAAFERLHEREIIPAVQAGLAALVYTQLTDVEDEDNGLVTYDRRFVKVDEAAVRRMNDRLRAAARDDAAREDAARDDAAREDDPAWMRES, translated from the coding sequence ATGATGACCTCGTGGGGCGAGGCGCTCGATCCCTCGGCGCCCCTGCCGGAATACCCCCGTCCACAGCTCGAACGCGACCGCTGGCAGAACCTCAACGGGCCGTGGCAGTATGCGATCACACCGCTGGCGGCCGATGCGGCAGCCGACCCGCTCGCCGTCGCCGACCCGGCAGATCCGCCTGCCGCATGGGACGGCTCGATCATCGTCCCGTTCTCGCCCGAGACGGTGCTCTCGACGGTGCAGAGGATGCTGGTGCCCGGCCAGACGCTCTGGTACCGACGCTCGTGGCGCCTGACGCATCAGCCCGTCGGAGATGAGCGCGTGCTGCTGCACCTGGGAGCGGTCGACCAGTCCTGCCGGATAGCGGTGGACGGCGTGGAGGTGGGAGCCGCCGGTGCTGGCGGCGCACCGGCTGCCCACGTTGGCCACACCGGCGGTTACCTGCCCATCACGGTCGATGTCACCGACGCGCTCGCGCCGGGCGAACAGCACGAGATCGTCGTCGCCGTCCGTGACGTCACCGACACGTCGTGGCTCGCCCGCGGCAAGCAGTCCCGCGGCCGGGGCGGCATCTGGTACACGCCGCAGTCCGGCATCTGGCAGACGGTGTGGACCGAGACCGTGCCGCGCATCGCCGTCGACGCGGTGTGCCTCACGCCGCAGCTCGGCTCGGCTGTCGTCGGCGCTGTCGATGGTGCTGTCGGCGCCGGCGCCGGTGCCGACAGCGGCGTGGGTGACTCCGCCGTCGTGGTCGAGATCGACAGCACCGGCGCAGACACCGCGGCCACGGCATCCCTCACCATCCGCGCGGACGGCGAGACCGTGGCCATCGCTGACGTGCCGGTGGGGGTGCCCACCCGCGTCGACCTCGGCCCGGTGCGACCGTGGTCGCCCGAAGACCCGTTCCTGTACGACGTCGATATCGCCCTCGGCGAGGACCGGGTGCGCTCGTACGTCGGCATGCGCTCGCTCGGAGTGGGGCACGACGAGCGCGGCAATCCGCGCCTGCTGCTGAACGGACGACCGTACCTGCCGGTGGGGCTGCTCGATCAGGGTTACTGGCCCGACGGCGGATACACCGCACCGTCGGATCAGGCGCTGCAGTCCGACATCCTGCTGGCCAAGCGCCTGGGCTACACGATGCTGCGCAAGCACATCAAGGTCGAACCCCTGCGCTGGTATCACCACTGCGACCGCATCGGCATGCTCGTCTGGCAGGACGCCGTCAACGGCGGCACGACCTACCGGCCGCGCGTGATCATGGCGCCCGCCCTGGGGGCCCCGTCGACGCGTGACGACCGATATGCGGCGTTCGGGCGCGCGTCGGCACGCGGACGCGAACGCTTCGAGGCCGAGCTGAAGGAGCTGATCGATCACCTGCGCGGTGTCACCAGCATCGTGCTGTGGGTGCCGTTCAACGAAGGCTGGGGCCAATTCGACGCCGCACGGATCGCCGAACTGGTCCGCCGGTGGGATGCCACCCGCCCCGTCGACCATGCGAGCGGATGGCACGACCAGGGGGCCGGCGATCTGCAGAGCAGGCACGTCTACTTCCGGGCGGTGCGGGTGCCGCGCCGTCGCGACGATCGGGTGCTGGCGCTGACCGAGTACGGAGGCTACAGCCTGGCGGTCCCGGGACGCACGTGGGGTTCGCATCGGTTCGGCTACCGCCGCTACCGCACCCGCGAGCGGCTGCAGGCAGCGTTCGAGCGGCTGCATGAGCGCGAGATCATTCCGGCGGTGCAGGCGGGACTGGCCGCCCTCGTCTACACACAGCTGACGGATGTCGAAGACGAAGACAATGGGCTCGTGACCTACGACCGGCGCTTCGTGAAGGTCGACGAAGCCGCGGTGCGGCGGATGAACGACCGTCTGCGCGCCGCTGCCCGAGACGACGCTGCCCGAGAGGACGCTGCCCGAGACGACGCTGCCCGAGAGGATGATCCGGCATGGATGCGCGAGAGCTGA
- a CDS encoding MFS transporter has product MPADPPVVARAETAPRRLRAPLTARTWTVVIVLGLVGQLAWTVENMYLNVFVYDTISTDPNVIAVLVASSAVAATLATMLIGAASDRVRRRRPFIAVGYVLWGVTTALFGFVQTPGGVDAAQGVGLAIVAIVLLDCIMSFFGSGANDAAFNAWVTESTVPANRGRVDGVLAIMPLMGMLIVFGALDGLSRDGQWMLFFAIVGAATAVVGVIAWFLVREPDEQRTPPDGYFAAVVHGLTPATVRANPRLYILLAAWAVLGTSTQVFIPYLIIYIQRYLRIEGYAIVLASVLILAAVMSVLGGRVIDRVGKTRAIIPATAIMVVGLVGMFFVRDMLPVIVFGTIMMGGFMLSVAALSASVRDVTPVDRVGMVQGLRMIAMVLIPMVAGPFIGAWVIVGANQTYTDLGVVKQVPTPWIFVAAAVVAVLVVIPVLLLRRAPLPEPGEPAPARESDAEDATA; this is encoded by the coding sequence ATGCCCGCCGATCCCCCCGTCGTTGCGCGCGCTGAGACCGCTCCCCGCCGCCTCCGCGCGCCGTTGACCGCACGCACATGGACCGTCGTCATCGTCTTGGGGCTGGTCGGCCAGCTCGCGTGGACGGTCGAGAACATGTACCTCAACGTGTTCGTGTACGACACGATCTCGACCGATCCGAACGTCATCGCCGTGCTCGTGGCATCCTCGGCCGTCGCGGCCACCCTCGCCACGATGCTCATCGGAGCCGCCTCCGACCGCGTGCGGCGGCGCCGGCCGTTCATCGCGGTCGGCTACGTGCTGTGGGGCGTCACGACGGCGCTGTTCGGCTTCGTGCAGACTCCCGGAGGAGTGGATGCCGCACAGGGCGTGGGACTGGCGATCGTGGCGATCGTGCTCCTGGACTGCATCATGTCGTTCTTCGGCTCGGGTGCGAACGACGCCGCGTTCAACGCGTGGGTGACCGAGTCGACGGTGCCGGCCAACCGCGGGCGGGTCGACGGCGTGCTCGCGATCATGCCGCTGATGGGCATGCTGATCGTCTTCGGGGCATTGGACGGACTCTCCCGCGACGGGCAGTGGATGCTGTTCTTCGCAATCGTGGGTGCAGCCACCGCCGTGGTGGGGGTGATCGCGTGGTTCCTCGTGCGCGAGCCCGATGAGCAGCGCACTCCGCCGGACGGGTACTTCGCCGCCGTGGTCCACGGACTCACGCCGGCCACCGTGCGCGCAAACCCCCGGCTGTACATCCTGCTGGCGGCATGGGCGGTGCTCGGCACCAGCACCCAGGTGTTCATCCCGTACCTGATCATCTACATCCAGCGCTATCTGCGCATCGAGGGCTACGCGATCGTGCTGGCGAGCGTGTTGATCCTGGCCGCGGTGATGAGCGTCCTCGGCGGCCGGGTGATCGACCGCGTGGGCAAGACCCGGGCGATCATCCCGGCCACCGCGATCATGGTCGTAGGTCTTGTGGGCATGTTCTTCGTGCGCGACATGCTGCCGGTGATCGTGTTCGGCACGATCATGATGGGCGGCTTCATGCTGTCGGTCGCGGCGCTGTCGGCCAGCGTGCGCGATGTCACCCCGGTCGACCGGGTCGGCATGGTGCAGGGTCTGCGGATGATCGCGATGGTGCTGATCCCGATGGTCGCCGGGCCCTTCATCGGCGCGTGGGTCATCGTCGGGGCGAACCAGACCTACACCGACCTCGGCGTGGTCAAGCAGGTGCCGACGCCATGGATCTTCGTCGCCGCGGCCGTGGTGGCCGTGCTCGTCGTGATCCCGGTGCTGCTGCTGCGCCGGGCGCCGCTGCCCGAGCCCGGCGAGCCTGCTCCTGCGCGAGAGTCCGACGCGGAGGATGCCACAGCGTGA
- a CDS encoding L-serine ammonia-lyase, iron-sulfur-dependent, subunit alpha, which translates to MSAYVSAFELFSIGVGPSSSHTVGPMRAARDFAARLREAGALPRVARVACTLFGSLGATGLGHGTPDAVVAGLRGEAPETVDPASVRAAWVDWSDGAMLTVDGSHPVPFAKADIAFAARTRLPAHPNAMTLTAYDEDAATVAEETYYSIGGGFIRREGEPTAVSKHPYPLAFDTAAELLALCDEQGLTIAEAARRNEESLRGEQEVAAALDAIWDAMASCVEGGLSAEGVLPGVLKVKRRASTIRAQLEESEADRGRELPGEWLGAFALAVNEENASGGRVVTAPTNGAAGIVPAVAMYWWRFLADSGLSVGNAVTPHGELVGSALLDVDGRAQDAETAAADDAVAEANRRRGIRRYLLTATALGSLFKANASISGAEGGCQAEVGSACAMAAGGLTAVMGGTNRQIENAAEIAMEHHLGLTCDPVAGLVQIPCIERNAIAASTAVTAARLALRGDGSHYVPLDTVVETMRQTGIDMSTKYKETSEGGLAVNVIEC; encoded by the coding sequence GTGAGTGCATACGTCTCGGCCTTCGAACTGTTCTCGATCGGCGTCGGACCGTCGAGTTCTCATACGGTGGGCCCGATGCGCGCCGCCCGTGACTTCGCTGCCCGCCTGCGCGAGGCGGGAGCCCTGCCGCGCGTCGCGCGAGTGGCCTGCACGCTGTTCGGGTCGCTGGGCGCCACCGGCCTCGGGCACGGCACGCCCGACGCCGTGGTCGCAGGGTTGCGGGGCGAGGCGCCCGAGACGGTCGATCCGGCGTCGGTGCGCGCGGCGTGGGTCGATTGGAGCGACGGCGCGATGCTGACGGTCGACGGATCGCATCCGGTGCCTTTCGCTAAGGCCGACATCGCTTTCGCCGCGCGCACGCGTCTGCCCGCGCACCCGAACGCGATGACTCTGACCGCGTATGACGAGGATGCCGCGACCGTCGCCGAGGAGACGTACTACTCGATCGGAGGCGGCTTCATCCGCCGCGAGGGCGAACCCACCGCCGTGTCGAAGCATCCGTATCCGCTGGCGTTCGACACCGCGGCCGAGCTGCTGGCGCTGTGCGACGAGCAGGGCCTGACGATCGCCGAGGCCGCACGGCGCAACGAAGAGAGCCTGCGCGGCGAGCAGGAGGTCGCCGCCGCCCTCGACGCGATCTGGGACGCGATGGCCTCGTGCGTCGAGGGGGGACTGTCGGCCGAGGGGGTTCTGCCGGGAGTGCTCAAGGTCAAGCGCCGCGCGAGCACGATCCGCGCGCAGCTCGAAGAGAGCGAGGCCGACCGCGGCCGTGAGCTGCCGGGGGAGTGGCTGGGCGCCTTCGCGCTCGCCGTGAACGAAGAGAACGCGTCGGGCGGCCGGGTGGTGACCGCACCGACCAACGGCGCGGCAGGCATCGTGCCCGCCGTCGCGATGTACTGGTGGCGGTTCTTGGCCGATTCCGGCCTGAGCGTCGGCAACGCCGTCACCCCGCACGGCGAACTGGTCGGCAGCGCGCTGCTCGACGTCGACGGCAGGGCGCAGGACGCCGAGACCGCCGCGGCCGATGACGCCGTCGCCGAAGCCAACCGGCGCCGCGGCATCCGTCGCTATCTGCTGACGGCGACGGCCCTCGGATCGCTGTTCAAGGCGAACGCGTCGATCTCGGGCGCCGAAGGCGGTTGCCAGGCCGAGGTCGGGTCGGCCTGCGCGATGGCCGCCGGCGGGCTGACCGCGGTGATGGGCGGCACGAACCGCCAGATCGAGAACGCCGCCGAGATCGCGATGGAGCACCACCTGGGCCTGACGTGCGACCCGGTCGCCGGGCTCGTGCAGATCCCGTGCATCGAGCGCAACGCGATCGCCGCCTCCACCGCCGTGACCGCCGCCCGCCTCGCCTTGCGCGGCGACGGCTCGCACTATGTGCCGTTGGACACGGTCGTGGAGACCATGCGCCAGACCGGCATCGACATGTCGACGAAGTACAAAGAGACCAGCGAAGGCGGGCTCGCCGTCAACGTCATCGAGTGCTGA
- a CDS encoding asparagine synthase, with translation MVAEGLYVASAATRLSLKNRILVETLAGGKDFDVQRFVPEARATLLDLAAEAEQDAQRIEADRRRARGRYTDSYGTHDYRSRDVRNLRTRQRQSERVAQELRERADDPDELRTLVEDAREAAWAEVERNLDSTLRIEAARPDLEPDYAKLREARMQSLRLVDLPRLAAHRRRNAQGAAGGLNGPVVDDAPVVVGGVDLSELE, from the coding sequence ATGGTCGCCGAGGGCCTCTACGTCGCTTCGGCGGCGACCCGGCTGTCCCTGAAGAACCGGATCCTCGTCGAGACCCTCGCCGGCGGCAAAGACTTCGACGTGCAGCGGTTCGTGCCCGAAGCGCGCGCCACACTGCTGGACCTGGCTGCCGAAGCCGAACAGGACGCTCAGCGCATCGAAGCCGACCGGCGCCGGGCGCGTGGCCGCTACACCGACTCGTATGGCACGCACGACTACCGCAGCCGCGACGTGCGCAATCTGCGCACGCGTCAGCGCCAGTCCGAGCGTGTCGCGCAGGAGCTGCGCGAGCGAGCCGACGACCCCGACGAGCTGCGCACCCTCGTCGAGGACGCCCGCGAGGCGGCCTGGGCCGAGGTCGAACGCAACCTCGACAGCACGTTGCGCATCGAGGCGGCCCGCCCCGACCTCGAACCCGACTATGCGAAGCTGCGCGAGGCGCGCATGCAGTCGCTGCGGCTCGTGGATCTGCCCCGCCTGGCCGCCCATCGCCGCCGCAATGCGCAGGGCGCGGCGGGCGGGCTCAACGGACCCGTCGTGGACGACGCGCCGGTCGTCGTCGGCGGTGTGGACCTGTCCGAATTGGAGTGA